The Daphnia carinata strain CSIRO-1 chromosome 9, CSIRO_AGI_Dcar_HiC_V3, whole genome shotgun sequence nucleotide sequence ttgtggtgtagtactcggccGCCTTCGTACCGTAGTACGGCGCAGCTGGGGTTGTCTGGTATGAATAACTACCGTATCCACAAGATGAACCCATCGGCACACCTAAGGTCGATCCAGTCATCAGGAAGACGACAGCTAGTAGTAGCATAATGCCATAATAACCTGACGAAGAACAGAAacattcattttcataattccATTATGACATTGAAGTCCTTAAAACGATAATAAAGAATCACTTCACCTCGTTCAAACATCAATTTTAATCAACAATTGCATCATCACATTAactaaaatcattaaacaagTTGAAGTGTGTACATTACCTATGATTGCAGGTTGGAACTGGAGCACACTTTAATAACTCAGCTATTGGTACTTGAAAGACTGCTAGTACTAAACTATGTCAGCGATGCTCAATTGCTCATTCGACTAACCTCTACCTTCGATTTGACCTCGGTTCGCCCATGATTTCTTGgtgtttgcatttttgctCTTCTAGGCTAATGAATTCTTCTTCACTATGTTGTTTTTGATCAATTTGGGACAACACGTCCACTTTCGTTTCaaactataaatttttttggttcGCTTTGCTGCAAGCGTTCTTTCTCAGTTTGACGATGGTTTTTAATGAGTTCTAAAAATCGCATTATGTCTCGAcgtgttttttccttttttcggaACAATCACTATCGGCAAGCTTTTCCACGAAGTTCATTTATCTTTCGAGATCAGCGGTCACTTCTTTCGAACGTTGTCTTAGTTTTGCCAAATGCTGTTTGGTCAAAAATTCTCTGAAAATACACATTAtattatctaaaaaaattgttttgaaaaaaaaaaaaatatattatacccactttgttttcttcttgctctttcgtcttctcttttttttttttcctcttctttaaTAGCCTCTAACCCTGCAGCTTCTGCTATCAATCTCTCCTGTTCTCGAGTTTTTCATTTGCCTAAAAGTCCATTACCCTGTGAGGGGAACATCCTTAGAGAAAAATGATGGAGTACACAAATATTCTATATACCTCAATTGTTCAACATGAGCATTCAAGTTTTTTTCCACCgctctttcttttccaattgcatttgttgttcaagttcatctcttctcttttcttcttagaCCGAGCATTCCATTTGCGCAGTCtcccttttcctttcttctatTTACCTAGCTTTCTCCCCTTTACTTTGTATTTTGACCTCTTTCATGTCAAAATCATTTTGTTATCAGCCCAGCTCGTTTTATCATCATCGTGTTCCAAGTTGCCTAGAAGTTGTACTCTAACGGTGGCATCCGATGGGCCTAGCTTCCCAACCACGTCTTCCAAGACCCATCGAGTTTTTTCTATGCGTGTAGCAAGAATTTCTATGTCTATGAAGGCCATCACATGCCTATGATCAATCTGTTTTAGTTCTGCACGACCGTAACAGGCAGTTCGTCCTAGGTTTTGACTATTATCACGCCGTTTGCGTAACAGTACACGATCTATCCATGCCGGGGTTCGGCTCGCGAGTGTCATAATCGTCGGAGAAAAGATGGTATTTGTGCGTTGGCGGAAAGCTGAATTCACATTCAACGTAATTCACGAATACCTTGcgcttttgaatttttttaaaacgaaatcatGCTTCTCCACATTCCTTCCATGAGGGAAAGAAATGCGTCGCGTGATCTCTGCGTAGTCAGCATTGCGCTCAGCGCACTGAGATTGGCCAGCGGCAAAGTGACTGCAGACAAAACACAACGAAGTGTTGCGCACCAAAAAGCGGATAGCCACGCCACCTTTATTTCCCGTCGCACCACCAAGCCCGGTTTTGACTGACTGGGGGCCACGTCTCGCACGTCAGCCGCTAATTAGTGTCGAATCAAAACGTAGAGGCATACGCCAACAAGTTGAACATAGGTCAGTAGCGCGAATAGGCGATCCCGTGAAAGCACCTTGTACGATATCATTTACACATTACTGAATGACTAATTGGTTGATTTCGTTTCAACTAAAACCTTCTGTAGCTCAGTTGCCCAGGCTTTGGCGTTCTCAATGCTCGCTGCCATCCATAGTCTTTGATCCACCCTTTTCAAATAACACCATGGTTGTTAAGCAGAAGCTAAAAGTAGCTAACACAAACAGTCACTTGGATAGATCCGGTTCCAGCGTAGATTTTACTGATTTCGTTTCCGTTGTTCACCCACGGTGACCGGAAAACCTCCTCGAACCTTGTCAAGGTCTGAGTTTTCGTTTGAGGCTCTAGAGCATCCAACTGAAGGGCAAAGATCTCTAAGCCACTAAATGTCTGCGCACTATTTACAGGTTTGTAACAATATTCAGAAAATCGAGTCACGTTAAAATTACCGTTCAAATTTGTaagttttttccagtttgttcGGTCAAGACAGTCGAGGCAGTTGGTTCGGATAACTCCTTTTTGTTGAGATTCAACTTGCTGATTCTTGAGTAAGAAGAAGGAATGGCGCTTAAAGAGGGGATGCAGactttgtttcaattttgcGAGATTCTGGAGGTTAACACCTTGCATTTTTGGTGATAGTCGAACATAATAGAAGGCATCGACTCACAATACCGTTTTTGGACAGCTTGGAAGAGTTCCCTAAGTGAATCATCCCCTtctgtttttcctctttattCCGCGATTCTGTTGGATCTTTTGGGTACATAATGTAGCATCAGTTGGGTCTTACCCAGATGACCAGAAGAAATAGAATGTTCCAGAGTTAAACGGCTTCAGCAGCTCAGTCACCCATTCTTCTTCTACCGTTTGTGGCCCCTTCAGAGGGATAAAAGTTGTTTGATTGATGCGAAAAACTGTAGATACTCCAATCTTCCCAACAGAAACACAACCTGTAGCTAATACTAGGAATTGCAAGGGCCAATctcctaaataaatttaagtatcaaagttcaaagttatttaaaattattctagttcatttgaTAAACCTGTATTAACTACTAGTACACCAAGACGTCCATATGAGTCAGAAAGTTTTGTATACAACTTCTTTCCTACGTCTACCTCAGCAGGATCTGGCAAATAGTTAGCAGTTATATgcaattttgttggtttgtttgttagctttatcgtaaaaaaattcagtttacTTACCCATACCAGGAATAACTAAAGATTCAAAGAGAAGAGCTTCGTCTCGGATTCGTTGTTCAGGCAAAACACTGTACGGTCCCTGCCCATTAGTTTTATGCCAAATCTTGTAACTTTTCCCCATAGCCATTTTCGTGACGCAGGTTCAAGCCACTACCCGGCCGATTGTATTTAGAATGTCATTAACTTGATATGCGACTTCGAATCGGTTAGCACGTTTACTGTAATTCCTTCTTTCAAAATCAGTTGAAATCAGCTGTGGTAGTCCAAACGGTATCGTGTTTATCGTGTACTTGAACGTGGAACGGTATGGCGAGGAAATCACCCTGGAAACGGGAGGCGCCATCAGTTGTGGAAACCGCCACCGGAAGGGTATTTCGTGAAACAAGTTTGCTAAAATCGTGGAATATTTAATCacacgaagaaaataaagagcaAGAAGATGGGGGTTCATCAGTTatcttataataatagaaagataTAACTAGacaatttgaaaactatttgCATTTACTAAATCAGAATGAAAAGTCAAACGAAAGTTCATTAAACAATTTCTtacgaaattcatttattgacACTAAAAACGAATCACTGTTCGGGACTGCCGCAACTTCTTACAAACGCGGTTTTCGTGCAGAAAGACACGTATAAAATACTTGTGTGTGCCTCTGTTTATTGGAGTCGTGGTGGCCATCTCGTGATCCAGTTGTGAGTCGCGATTCACAAGGCATTGCGTGACCTTCACGGTTCCCGTGAGTTTAGTTTCCCCCTGCTACGCCATAGTGATGTGCTGAGCCATgattattcgttttcttttttgtatacaAACATCACGGTAATAACCACAAACAATTTGTATGGTTTCTGTCCTAGTAAACAGCTTAGACAAGTAGGCTGCTAATTCAATAAAGTTTCTTGAGGACGCCATCGTCAAGATATTGATTTCCCTGTAAAAAATTCTGTATATAAACGACCCATTTCATGTGTTCAATTCATAGCGTCAGTCTGTAAGCTCTTGCTTTCGAGGTCGCTTCTTCTGCTTGTCAACGCTCCAGCTTTACAAAGTCAATTCCTTTGACAATTCCTTCTGTGCTAGATTCTTTTGTCtaccttgaaaacaaaatctcttttcCAGGTAAAACATCATTTTGAATGTACCATAATTTTGATCTTGTTGTACTAATTGACAAAAATTGATGTTTTTCCGTTAGAAAAATGGCGAATTTGACTGGTGATGCTGTGGTGGCTATGGCCCAGAAGCAGGCTTTCGATCCGTGGGCTTTGCCCGATACCTTCACTCTCTATGCCTACGCACCCGAAGACATTCGTAGCTTTCTTCATCCGCATTGGCACACCTACAAGGCTTTGCACCCTGCTTGGTATTACTTTTTGGGATTACTGTACTTGATCATCGGTACTTGCGCCGTTGCCGGAAACGCTGTCGTTCTGAAAATCTTCAGCCGTTTCCCAGCTCTTCGAAGCCCCGCAAACCTCTTGGTGATGAATTTGGCTGTCTCAGACTTCCTGTTGATGCTTGCTCTCTTCCCGGAATGCGTCTACAATTTCTTCCTTGGCGGACCATGGCGCTTTGGAGAAATGGGCTGCCAAATCCATGCTTTTCTTGGTACGTTGCGAATTAATAATTTTACGCGGTGAATAGCTTGATACGATGTTAACTATTAATCGTCGGTTGATTTCTGTAAATAGGGGCTTGCTTCGGGTACAACCAGATTTTCACATTGACCATGATCTCTTACGATCGCTATAATGTGATAGTGAAGGGATTCAGTGGGACTCCACTTACTTTCAGTATGGTTTTGTTAAAGAAATtactaaaaattttcttaCTTAGAAGTATTACGTTAAAATTACTCGATACACTTCCTTGACGAAATTTAGACCGCGCTGTAACCATAATCACGATGAGCTGGATCTGGGCTGTAGGTTGGTCTATTTGCCCACTCGTAGGATGGGGTGCGTACGCCATGGACGGCATCATGGGAACGTGAGTATTTTTATCTGTAAGCGTGGCTATATTCATATAAcatttacttctttttctcaCCACAAATAAACAGATGTTCGTATGACTATGTCTCTCAAAATATGAATAACAGAACCCATATTATGGCAGCCACCATTGCAAACTACATTCTGCCAATCATTGTCATTGCTGGCTGTTATTACTTCATCGTCCATGCTGTTTTTAAGCACGAAGAAGAACTGCGTGCGCAGGCCAAGAAGATGAACGTTGCTTCTCTCCGCAGCAACAACGATCAACAGCAAGTCTCTGCTGAGATCCGCATTGCCAAGGTCTCCATCATGAACGTGTCTATGTGGTTGGCCGCATGGACCCCTTTCGCCGTCATCTGCATTGTTGGTACCTGGGGTGATGTTTCAAAGATTACTCCTTTGGTATCTGCTATTCCAGTAATTCTGGCTAAAACATCTTGTGCCTACAATCCGCTCATTTATGCCATTTCCCATCCTAAATACCGAGAGGTACAGTTCgattccattaaaaatgttttgctcATCAAATTAtaaaattgtgtttttatATAGTGCCTCAAGCAAATGTTCCCTTGGATGTGCATCGTGGAAGAGAAGAAAGCAGTGACCGATAACCAATCTGTCATTTCGGAGAAGACTGAAATGACAGAAACTGTCAAGTGCGAATCAGCTTAACTACATCAAGCTTGATCAGTAggcttctttttaaaagagatTCGTGGGTGTTCTGGTTATCAGACGGCTATCATTCATGATGACGACGCTGGCTTTCTACTGAGGACTaacgaaaatgagaaaattcaGTGATTTCTGATAATTTTGAATATTACCGCGTTAAAAGTGTTCTCgttacttttctttattttgacggactttgtttttttctctaaataaaatttctattgTCCAAAAAGATACATTTTTATCCATTTCCTGAAGAATTCGTTATGGCAGCATTATAACCGTGTGGCAAACGACACCATTAATTTAGTTTAGGGACAGAAAAGTATCGCATTTTTTGGCGTTTAAAACAGGGAAAATGAGTATACTAATACTTCCTTCTTGGATAACCAATGGATCTTGGGTTGTTTTATTTAAGTGGTTTCGCTCCTTTGTGGATTTTCTGTGAGTTTCGTTTTAACTTGTTCATCTATCTTGCCGCTGATAGAGAAATCGTAAATAACTATGTACTTGAAATATTTCGCTATAAAAGAAGTTACGACACTTTCAGCAAATTCCGTATTAATGCAGAATTTTAGGTTTTGAGGCGGTTCCTGAACGGGAAGTGTATATGGATTTGTAAGTCTGTATTTTTCCCGTTTCTAGGGAAAACTTTACAACGACATCCCAATTTCCAATAAAACCAAACAAGGACTTGCCTTTAATAAGAAGGACAGCCCACGGATTGGTATCCATGAATCACAAATGTTTTTCgagttctttttgtttctgttgtttgcGTAGAAAATAAACTGAGCGGTAAACTGGAGTTAGTTTCAGATCTTTCAGGACATAATAGCTAACCTtagttttttatctttagagGAACGAATCCGTCCGACATTCGCTGGTAAACATATAATGTGAATAATCATAATATAACCCTAAATTCTTCGTATCCACTTGTTTTCATAGTGAACACTCTTCAATTGATTCATTCGCGCTGTGTTTCTTATCTTAGATTGAACACCATGCTCTAGAAGATAAATGATTTCCGTTGgtaaaccttttaaaataaCGTTTTAATTGCGCTGCCCATTCATTGGAGGTGGGACCATAAGCTAGAAAACATCGTTAACCACAAGGATTATATTGGCTGCAGATAGAACCATGCCACGTCGAAAAATCgtgaaatgaattttatttcctggtagatttaggaataaatcaatttgaaaaaggtaagaaacaatcaagaaaatagcaaatgacagcAATCTTCTGTTCTACCTtagtctgttcatttttttgcgtgtCTCAGTGGACAATTGGAATTCTAAGCTAGGATtccaattaagtaaaatagtaTTAGTGAACACAAGGTTCACCGTGTtgttaaggcgccagacttaattTCTGTCTCTGTATAGGGACGTAAGTTCGATCCTCATACCTGGTAACCATAAGTTTGCTACAATAGACTACTAACGCTAAATTGAATCTATATCCTGGTAAATTGGATTTCTGTTATTAAAATCTGTCGCAACATGTGCTGATAATACTTAACacaattatttgattgctaaAGATATATTAATTGATTACCCTAGATGTGAAGGCACCAGACttaagttttcgtttctttataGATACGTAAGTTGGATTTTCACACGTTGATCTTAAATGTATTGTTTAACGGTTGTGTGcaactggaaagaaagaaaatttctttggaGCAGCTATTACTGCTACTGTTACTGATTTTTAGTGtaccaggttggccgagtggttatggcgccagacttaagttctggtcttTGTCTAGAGCCGTGAGTTCGTTCAACACACCTGGTAAACACTAGTTTGTAGTCACGAGAATGGTAAATGACAGCAATCTTCTCTTCTATCGTAGtctgttaatttttttttagtgtctcATTGGACGATTGGAATTTTAAGCTGGGACTCCAATTGAGTGAAATAGTGTTATTTAAcaccaggttggccgagtggttaaggcgccggacttaagttctggtctcTGTATAGAAacgtgagttcgatcctcacacCTTGTAACAACGAGTTCACAGTcaagaaaatagcaaatgacagcaaaattcttttctttcgtagtCGGTTCATTCTTCGGAGTGAGCTGGGAGGGCGATTGGAAGTCACCTGGGTTCCAGGAATATGTACTATTCATTGTACGAATCTATCTTATCAGATTGCAGGCTGGATATGCAGAATACTTGCTGCAAGATGTCCACCAAGTATGGTTGAAGGTGCATGCTTGAGTTAtcgcaaattatttaattgcatttgttatttttttaatagcccCTTGTACCATCCACATTCATTACGTTATTAGTCGAATGAAATCCTGAACCCGAAAATAGTTtgatcttcaatgttttttatcCCACCTTTATTGCATATGACGGTGCGGCAAAAAATCCTTAAGGTGTTCCGTTCCACGGCTAACGGGTCGTTCCTGGTGTCCAATAAAATACCAACTCAATTGGGAGGTTCGTCcccaaatattgaaatagttCGAAATAGAACTCATCGTTTCAGCGATATGTTACCTGCACACTAATGTTACTGTATACACTTTGGTTTAGAGATTACCACATACAGTCGGGACTGAGTATCGCCAAGCCAGACAACAcgcctggtttttttttcgggataaGAGCCGTCTTTTcgaaaccgaattgtaggaccGGAAAAAGACAGCTTTTATCAGGCCCAGACTGGTTCTTTTTTGCCAAAACGTGCGGTCCGAACCGCAATAAAAGATACGTTTTTCGACCTTACGCGGTTCAAAACGCTGTGAAAAAGACGGCTTTTACTGGGCCGAAATCAGGCTTTTTAACCAAAGTACACATGGTCTGAAACCCAGACAACACGCCTGGTTTTTTCCGGGATAAAAGCCGTCCTAAAAACCTTATATAGGACcggaaaaagaaagcttttATCGGTCCCAAACTAGGCACATTTCACGACTTTATACGTTTTGAAAccctgtgaaaaagacggaTTTATGCCTTATCAAAAAGTTTACGAGAATCAAGCTATTGAAATAAGTGTAAGCTAAAATAAAGGGAGTCAGGAAAACATATACATTaatttagcataagaaatgctccaaacaagcattagttatgataggacttaaatatcaaataattcatttccttaaaaaattttaaaatcatacCTCAGTTTGGAAAATTTTAGCATAATTGGGTTAATTACATTTGATGGGAACTAGGGTTTACTTTAATTTCGACTAcatctttatgtttttaaaatcctgtttgggatctgttgtcgaaaaaaacttaagtatttTCCTACATTTCTGTTAAATTGCTCGGAAATACTAGCATTATCATGTGTAGAATGGTCTAGTGGAAAGAGTATCTGAAAGTAGtgcgggagacccgagttcgattccaGCCACACTTTGCCTTTAATGTACGGGCGGtcaaaaaacttttattagCCCAATAAAAGACGTCTTTGGGCCTGACCAAAAGACGTCTTTAGGACCACGTCACGGTACAAGAACCCTACAAAAGACCGTTTATAACCCAGGTTTGGCTGTCATAAATACCAGAATTAGTCGATTTTTGGCCCATTCTGGGACGTTTTTAATACGGTATGCACCGTCCCGTTGACTAGGAAAAAAGACGTCTTAAAGACGGAAAGGTGCTGTCTGGGAAAGGTACGCCATACTTCTCGACGGATTCAGCGTGCAAGAATTACTCCTTTGTTTCTCTGTTTTACCAAAGACCAAGCGATAATGGGACCAACTTGGTCACAGCCGGCAAAAACTTCGCCAAGCCTTTAGGAAATGACCAAACTATACGGAAAAATACATGGTGTTTGTTACAAAATCGAATGACATTTTTCTCACCCACATAGACCGCATTTGGGAGAGTGCGAAGAAAATCCTGCAATCCTGTACCATGAAATTTGGCATAGGGAATCGGCTAGTTACCGTCGAGTCTTAAGAACAGTCGTCGCCGAAGTAACAGCCCTTCTGAATGCGCGGCAACTGATCCATCTTAGCATGGACCCGGAAGACCCTGATCCGTTAATGCTAAACCAGTTTCTTTATAGCGGAGTTCGTCCATAAGATATTGGCATATTCTTCAAAAATTTACCAGCGCCCGGTGACCTGCCTCTGTATTCTTCAACGATACGATTTATGCGTTCTGGGAAGTttccaagaagaagatgtgCAGTGTGGAGTGGCAACTCGACTGAATGTAATATTTTATCTGgtgcttttttaaaagtataaaTTGAAATACAATTATACTTGAAACAGGCTGTAAAAATTAAACTGTAacaaaacctgaaaaaaaaactataaaaaatgaaataccattTTATTGTTCGAATAATATACTTAACATCATGTTTGaaccaatctttgttttggaattcaTGTCTTACAAAAGCCTTCAAATCGCGTTTCCTGGGACTTCACCAACAATATATTTAGTTTCCGatgcaacaaatatttaacCTTCAACTAGAATGGGAAGCGATACTCTGAAGGAATATCGGTATCGTGGTAccgaattttcgaaaaaaatcgCGATACTATTTTGAAGTATTGCACACATTACTGATACCgatacttttattttaatcaacGCAATCTAGGATTGAAAGCTTTTACCAAGGTAATATTCCGATAGACCAGTCAATATTTCAGATATCCCCGTTTATGGGACTTATGCTTTGATTTACCAGTTGATCATTTAGTTTTTTGCAACCAATAATTAAAATACATTAACAGTAtattgttctttcattttctttattcttttttcgtattGCAAATcattgtttgcttttcaaagcaacatttcttcaaaatttgtaTCGGAAAGACGATTTTTGTTGGGCAAAAAATGCTCCCTTCGGCACTGAAAAGCTTTTCGACTGAAGCCGAGAAGACAATGGTGCGTCACATTTAATAAATATCAAATTTAATGAATAATATTTAGTCAAGCTCAAAATACCATTTGACGGATCTGCTAAGAAAACAGCAACTTCACCGCAATTATCTTTAGAAGTTGAAATGCTGattctcagaaaaaaaaatttcttccttttgatatgaacaataataatatacaTGACGACACTTTTACCCGAAGCTAGTTCTTGAGCGAACTTTTGATAATTCTTCTCAAGTTTCTTACAGCAGATGACTTGCCAGTCTCGTCTAACCAATTCAGCTTGATGTTCATGTGAGCAAGAGCAGAGAGAACTAGTTCACAGTCTttaaagaaacgagaaaaaagagtTTCAAGTGCTGACAATAGAAGAAATATATGATTTACAATGAAAGATAccaccgttttcttttaaaacaatggtctactttttcaaaatagttgATGTTTGAAGTAGGTATCCTGTGGACACTTTCAAGTCCGATTGAAAGACATCTAGCGCTTCTACTAGTGGCCTCATGGTCGTCACATATTCCTTGATGCAATCTTTCTCCGTATTGGATTTTGAAGCTCTCGAAAACATACttcaaatcttgttttttattctttataaaATAGTTAACTATTTCAACTGCATCAAAGAAAGCATTCCAGCGCGTTGCAGTAAGAATGATGAACATTAAGAATTTTGCATCAATGACATAGGATGACTTGGAGCTCCTGCTTTGTTTGTTACAAAGAATTTCAGTTTTCCTTCTGTGCattcctttagtttttttcacttttggtttcaaattttcaaaagcagGTTTAATGTGTAGCTAGCGCATCGGTGATGAGTGTGAAGAGAGTAAATATCGTGGGCGCTTCCCTTTTCCTATTAAGTAAACGAAGAATTTTATGGATGTTGTCGGGCTGTGATAGATACAACGTTCTTTTCTGGCGATCTGCCAGAAATTCCTCTTGATGATGACGTAAATACAGGCTTCGATCAGAAGTGCTTGGACGAAGTCCAAATTTCCTTAGGAAAGTGTCGAAAGTGTGATTCCATATTCGATATGCCTATTTAATGCGGTATAAGCATTTGTGCAAACGACAGTTCAAATCCTCCTGTCCCGCAGAACAAACACTTCCGGTTGTTGTCAATAGATCTCTTCGTTTGACTGCCAGTAGAGGAAAGCAGCCTTCACATCCAGTTAAGACATTTTCAGATTGTGAACCCAACATGCGCGGATGCGCAAAGGGTAAGGCGGTGAGCGTGTTCTTATTGTTGGAGATACTGATATGCTGTCGTTTGGTAGAGTTGGATTGGGTTCCTTCTCCAGAACTGGGATATCTTCTTGGATTGAGACGTCTGACGGAATGGGCTCGTGTGGTGGCTCAGGATCAATGTCAATTCCCCCTGCAACCTGGGGCATTACATCTTCTCTTGTATTATTTGGGGACCTGTTTTTGGTCTTCTTTGAGTGTAGATATTAAGAGTTTTATAAAATAGTCAGGTGAATTTCCCTTCTCAGCGCTGCGGTGGAAATCTAGTGTGGGTGAAGTTGCTCGTC carries:
- the LOC130685739 gene encoding compound eye opsin BCRH2-like; the protein is MANLTGDAVVAMAQKQAFDPWALPDTFTLYAYAPEDIRSFLHPHWHTYKALHPAWYYFLGLLYLIIGTCAVAGNAVVLKIFSRFPALRSPANLLVMNLAVSDFLLMLALFPECVYNFFLGGPWRFGEMGCQIHAFLGACFGYNQIFTLTMISYDRYNVIVKGFSGTPLTFNRAVTIITMSWIWAVGWSICPLVGWGAYAMDGIMGTCSYDYVSQNMNNRTHIMAATIANYILPIIVIAGCYYFIVHAVFKHEEELRAQAKKMNVASLRSNNDQQQVSAEIRIAKVSIMNVSMWLAAWTPFAVICIVGTWGDVSKITPLVSAIPVILAKTSCAYNPLIYAISHPKYRECLKQMFPWMCIVEEKKAVTDNQSVISEKTEMTETVKCESA